Part of the Spiroplasma endosymbiont of Poecilobothrus nobilitatus genome is shown below.
TAATATTTATGTTAAATCAACCAACACAAAACTATTACAAAAACAGTGAATTATTGAAAATATTAATAAACAATTAATCAAAGAAAATTCAATTATTATTTCTGACAGGCAACCATTATATTTATTAGTAGCAAAACAAACAAATTCTATTTTATTAGCAACTAAAACTAGTACAAATCCTGATGCTAGTTATCGGAAGTTAAATAAAATTAGTAAATTACAATCAAATCTTAAAGAATCCTTAATTCATTATCATGGCTTAGGTTTCACGAACATTCAAAATTATTTAAATCTCTGAAAATTAAAATACCAGCATAAAGGTTTAACGCCAAACCAACAATTATCGGTATTATATTTTAACGTATAAAAAATTTAAATAACAATATTAAAAGTTTATATAATTTTCTTTTAAAGTTATCATATTGATGATTTTTTTATTTCATCAAGAGTTTTCTATAAAATTAAAATATTGAAGATAAAATAAAAATAAAAAGGAAGGTTAAAAACTTGCAAGAACTAAAAGAAAATAAATTAATTATTAATGAAATAAATATTAAAAAATTACGCTTCCTTTGTTTCTTGCAAAAAGTTACTTCCGAACATGATGCACTTTAATTTATTAAAACAAATCAACAACCAAACGCTGTTCATAACTGTTACGCCTATATTATTGGGAAAAATCAAAATATTATTCGAAAAAGTGATGATGGCGAACCAACTAATACTGCTGGCAAACCAATTTTAGAAATTTTACTTCATCATAATTTAACTAATGTTGTGTGTTTAGTTATTAGTTATTTTGGGGGAATTAAATTAGGAGATGGCGGATTAATTCGCGCTTATGCTAATAGTGTTAAAACAAACCTAAAAAAAGCGGAATTAATTCCTTATTTTGAAACAAAAGATATTATTATTAAATTCCCAATTAATAAAATTAAATTAGTTGATGAATATTTAACATATCATTATCAAAATTTAACAATTAATAAAAATTTTGCGGAACCTATTAGCTATCAATTTTAGTTGCCTAGTGAACAAATCCATACTTTTCTTTTATGAGCCAGCAATAATAAAATTAATATAATTATTTCCGAGCATATAAATAATTAATATTTTTCCCAAGTTTAACAAATCGTCGTTCATATTCGGTTGGAACATTATTTTCCAAATAATGACTCTGATATAAATTTGTCGTATAATCAACAATTTTTCAATTATTTTCTTTAAATGATTCTAATGAATAAGTAAATAATTGATCGTTATCTGTTTTAAAATGAATTTCACCATTATCTTGTAAAATAATTTGATAAAAATCTAAATATATTTTGTTTGTTAGCCGGCGTTTTTCATGTCGGACTTTTGGCCAAGGATCAGAGAAATTTAAATATATTTTATTAATTTCTTTATGTGCAAAAATTTCTAGTAAAAAAATGGCGCCAAAAACAATTATTTTTAAATTAGGTAAATTTTCAGCAATATTTTTTTTTAAAGCTAAAACTAAAACTGACGGATAACGCTCGATTGCTAAAAAATTTTGATTTGGATATTTCTTTGCTAATGCTATAATAAAATCCCCTTTTCCAGAACCAATTTCAATATTTAAGGGATTATTATTTTTAAAAATCATTTTTCTCCATTTCCCCTTATAATATTCTGGATTTTGAATTGCAAAGGTAGGATTCTCCATAATATATTCTGTTGCTCAAGGTTTATTTCTTAGTCTCATCTTTAAATCCTTTCCGACTGTTTTTTAATAAAGCTAATTTTATCTCATTACCAATTTCATTTTGTGGTTCATCATAAGTTCTAAATAATGAACCAAACATATAATTAATTTTTAGTTCTTTTAATTTACTATATCCTAAATAACTATTAACTTGTGGTGCAATTAAAATAATATCAAATTTTTCTGCTAAAATAATATATTCTTTAATTAAATTTTGATAATGAAAATGAATAAACATTTCACGAATAATTGTTGGTGAAAAAATAGCATAATTAGGTTCATAATAGTACAAACTATTTAATTCCGTATCAATTGCTCCAAAATTTTTAACAGCAACTTCAATACCAACATTTTTAATTGTATTTAAATTTTTTTTAAACTTCTCATGATCAAATCCAGTTTTCATTAAATCAAAAGTTAAAATTAAATTACCAGGTTTTACTTTCAATTCAATTAATTTTGTTGCAAATTTTTTTAAATTAAACTTGTCACTACTAATAAAACTAGCTGGATAAGTAATGAATAATTTTTGTTCTAAATAATCATCTAATTTACGAAAATTTTTAATATTTAATGCCGCATTAAAACGAGCTAGCATTGTTTCATACACAATTCCCCCAAAAGTATTACTATCTTTTACAAATATTAAATCACTATCAACCCCATCAACTAAATTACTACTATAATGATATGCTAATGTAAGACCACCATTTACATTTATAATTGGAGAATATAAACTAACAATTTTTTCTAACTGAATATGTTCATTTAAAACTAAAATATTACGTTTTTGGTTTGACAATTCTTTAATATTTTCATGATCAATAAAAATAATTTGATTTGAATATTCAAGATTTAACCGATTATCTGCTGTTGCAATATTATATTCCTTTAACTTATTTAAATTATTTGATTGTAAACCATATAATGAAGCATATCCTTGCAATTTAACAATTATTTTATAATTTTTTAAAATAAAAGTCGTATTAACTTGTAGCAATAAAATTTCAAATTGTTTTAACAAATCAGTTTCTGGTCGTAACTTACTTTTATTATGCAATAAGATACTACTAATATCAGGTTTTTCAATTTGATCAAGGGAAATAAAAATACCAAAATGATTTAAACTTGCTTTAAAAAATAAAACATTTTGCTCTTTTCATAGTGTAAAAACTTGATGAGAAATAAGATCAATAATTTTATTTTTAACATTACTATTTAGAAATTTGTCTAGTTTTTCAATATTATTAATCATAAAATTAAAATAAATTCCACGACGGATCTTATTTTTATGAATTAAATTATAAATAGCATCATGTGCTAAAGCTTCACTAACATAACTATTGCGGTCATATTCAATAATATTTTGTAATTTTATCGCATGAACATAAATTAATTCAACAATTGGATAGGCTACAATTATTATGGCCATAATTGTAGCCTATCCAGGCGGTCAAATCAATCTGAATCTATTCTTTTTGCAATTGAAACTTCTATTTTAATAGGAGACAACTTATCACTATTATTTCAAATAGAATTAATAGTCTCTCAATTATCATATATTTGTTCTGTTAACCCAAGAAGATATTTTCTTTCATTAACACTTGAATAAATTTCAACAGATTTAAACATTCTATTTATCACCACATTACTAAAATCTAATTTGCTATTAATACTATAATTAATTTTAATATTTTCTCAAAATGAGGGTTCAAAAACAGCATATAAAATTGTTGTTTCCGTAAAAAAAATTATAAGAATATTTAATTTTATTTAAATTACTTTTGCTACTAGTTTGTGTTAAACTTGTTGGATTATCATACGTACCTATTACAGGCATTACATTGGGAGTTATACTAATTGTTCCTAAAAAAGCTAGTATTTTTTTTATGAAATAACATCCTTTCTCTTTTTAATATAACTTTAAATTAATAATATTTAATTATAACAAAGTTGAAAATTAATAAAACATTAGCATTTAATAAATTATGTCTTATCCTTTTTTTGTTTCTGAATTTTCTACTAATTTTTTTTTAAATCCTTACTAGAATTTTCATTATTAAATGGCATTGTCATAGTTAACTTTTTATTAATTGTATCATTATCTTTCATTCATATTCCAAATCATGGCAAAACTAAAATTAACAATAATAATGCAATTGCTAAAATGGGACCAGTTTTTTCTGGCATTACAATAGCATTTAAAAAATATGAATAGATATTATAACCAATAATAGCAATAATACAAACAACACTAATAACTGCAGCTGGAAGAAAATATCAATTTTTAATTGTTGTAATCCGTTGATGATAACGATTCCATATTCCCAAGGCAATAATTGTTCCATACAACAGAAATGCCATCACAACACCTGCATTACTAATAAAATCGTAAAAATTATAAGTTTCTTTTGCAAAAATAGTTAGAATACCCATAATTAGTCCTCATACTAATGTAATCATAACTGATGCTAAAAAAATTGCAAAATTAATACTATATTTTTTCATAATTTTATTCCATAGTTTTGCACCAATAATAAAATTATCTTCAATTGAGGAATGACTTAGTTTAACTAAAGAAAAACTATATCCATTTAAAGTTCCAAAAGCACTAATTAAAATAAAAAAGAAAATAATTTGTTCAAAAATTTTATTAATAACCGGATTATTAAAAATTTTACCCGCAGCAACAACAACACTTCCTCGAGCATCTAAATTTAAAGTTCCAATTGAAACAAGTAAATAAAGTATTGTTACTGATGCTAAACCTAATACTAAAGCTAATGGAATATTTCGCTCTGGTTTTTTAACATCCTTTTGAATATATGTTGTCGATAAAAAACCATCAAATGAAAATAGAATCCCGGGCAAAGCCATTAAAATCATTTCAAATCCAGTTTTATTTGCAACTAATTTATATTTATCAGGATTACCTAAACCGCTCTTACTTAATGCATTAGGGTCATTGTTAAAAAAGAACATTCCAATTAACCCAACTAAAATTAATGGAATTAATTTTAAAACAACGGTTGTCATTTGAATATATTTCCCTGCTTTTTCTAAATAAGTACAAATATAAATTAATAAAACAGTATAAATAATTGAAAAACACGTTAAAATTAATTGATAATTAGCATAACCACCAACTTTTTCACTAAATGCGATTTCTGCGGCCAAACCACCACCAAAAGCTCAAATTGAAGCTTTTGTTGTATAATACGCGACAGTAAAAGTTATTAACGGAATATAAATATGGTTCATAGCGTTTCTCACTACGCGGCCAAACCATTTTCCCCCGAACATCTTTGCATACAAAGCAATACCTGAATTCGAATCTTGTTTTGCTGACGAAATTTCCATAAATGATAATCCAAATGAGAGAGCCATTAGACCACCAATTATCCATGCAATTAAACCTAGGATTCCATTCCCATTAGTTAATCCATATACACCTTCATTTTTAAAAAAGATTCCTGTTCCAATAACTGTTCCAACAACCATACAAAAGCACATAAAAAATCCATATTTTTGTGCTGTTTTTTTCTGCATAACTTCACCTCATCATTCTTATTAATTTTTATTGTTTTTTAAAACTATGAAAATTTAAATAATACTTATTATATTATTCCATAATTAAAATTTTAACATAAATCTGATTATTATTTTAACATTAAAACTTTAATTTTGTAGAAAACTCTTGATATTTATAAAATATACCTAATTTTAGGTATATTTTATAAATATCAAGAGTTTTCTACAAAATTAAAGAAAGATTTAAAACTAGTAGTTTCAAAAATTGATTATATTTTTAGAGAACCATTAGAATTAATAAAAAATTTTAAAGATGAATTAAATTTTATTAGAAAAGATATTTTGAATTTAGAAAATAATATTAAGAATAATCATGATTCTTTAAAAAATAGTGTAATTAATATTCAATTTCAAAAACAAAATGAAATTATTGAAACTCATAAAAAAGAACAATTTTTAGAAATTAAAAGTGTAGCAAAACAAGAGCAAGAATTAAAAATTATTACTAGTAATTTTCGTAAAGAAAAATTATTAATTAAAGATATTGAAGTTATTGGTATTAATGATGATTTTTTACAAAATGCAGATAAATTAGAACTTATTAATTTAATTAAAAATTATTTAATTATTGATGAACAAATTGTTAAAAACGAAATTAAAGAACAATGAGATAGTAATAAAGATATTAATTTAATTGGTATTAAAGGTATTAA
Proteins encoded:
- the trmB gene encoding tRNA (guanosine(46)-N7)-methyltransferase TrmB codes for the protein MRLRNKPWATEYIMENPTFAIQNPEYYKGKWRKMIFKNNNPLNIEIGSGKGDFIIALAKKYPNQNFLAIERYPSVLVLALKKNIAENLPNLKIIVFGAIFLLEIFAHKEINKIYLNFSDPWPKVRHEKRRLTNKIYLDFYQIILQDNGEIHFKTDNDQLFTYSLESFKENNWKIVDYTTNLYQSHYLENNVPTEYERRFVKLGKNINYLYARK
- a CDS encoding APC family permease, whose protein sequence is MQKKTAQKYGFFMCFCMVVGTVIGTGIFFKNEGVYGLTNGNGILGLIAWIIGGLMALSFGLSFMEISSAKQDSNSGIALYAKMFGGKWFGRVVRNAMNHIYIPLITFTVAYYTTKASIWAFGGGLAAEIAFSEKVGGYANYQLILTCFSIIYTVLLIYICTYLEKAGKYIQMTTVVLKLIPLILVGLIGMFFFNNDPNALSKSGLGNPDKYKLVANKTGFEMILMALPGILFSFDGFLSTTYIQKDVKKPERNIPLALVLGLASVTILYLLVSIGTLNLDARGSVVVAAGKIFNNPVINKIFEQIIFFFILISAFGTLNGYSFSLVKLSHSSIEDNFIIGAKLWNKIMKKYSINFAIFLASVMITLVWGLIMGILTIFAKETYNFYDFISNAGVVMAFLLYGTIIALGIWNRYHQRITTIKNWYFLPAAVISVVCIIAIIGYNIYSYFLNAIVMPEKTGPILAIALLLLILVLPWFGIWMKDNDTINKKLTMTMPFNNENSSKDLKKN
- a CDS encoding transposase, which codes for MKSKQLENTQLKFKTLNGQIQIDETFIKEIHKGNFKDKFDKRKIHLDSFSTNTKCCIKMAVDSNNNIYVKSTNTKLLQKQWIIENINKQLIKENSIIISDRQPLYLLVAKQTNSILLATKTSTNPDASYRKLNKISKLQSNLKESLIHYHGLGFTNIQNYLNLWKLKYQHKGLTPNQQLSVLYFNV
- a CDS encoding EAL domain-containing protein; the protein is MAIIIVAYPIVELIYVHAIKLQNIIEYDRNSYVSEALAHDAIYNLIHKNKIRRGIYFNFMINNIEKLDKFLNSNVKNKIIDLISHQVFTLWKEQNVLFFKASLNHFGIFISLDQIEKPDISSILLHNKSKLRPETDLLKQFEILLLQVNTTFILKNYKIIVKLQGYASLYGLQSNNLNKLKEYNIATADNRLNLEYSNQIIFIDHENIKELSNQKRNILVLNEHIQLEKIVSLYSPIINVNGGLTLAYHYSSNLVDGVDSDLIFVKDSNTFGGIVYETMLARFNAALNIKNFRKLDDYLEQKLFITYPASFISSDKFNLKKFATKLIELKVKPGNLILTFDLMKTGFDHEKFKKNLNTIKNVGIEVAVKNFGAIDTELNSLYYYEPNYAIFSPTIIREMFIHFHYQNLIKEYIILAEKFDIILIAPQVNSYLGYSKLKELKINYMFGSLFRTYDEPQNEIGNEIKLALLKNSRKGFKDETKK
- a CDS encoding YigZ family protein; protein product: MKTNQQPNAVHNCYAYIIGKNQNIIRKSDDGEPTNTAGKPILEILLHHNLTNVVCLVISYFGGIKLGDGGLIRAYANSVKTNLKKAELIPYFETKDIIIKFPINKIKLVDEYLTYHYQNLTINKNFAEPISYQF